The Mycolicibacterium neworleansense sequence GTCGTCGCCGCGGTGCGTCAAGGCACCGGACTGCCGCAGCATCGCGTCGACTAGGGTCGTCTTGCCGTGGTCGACGTGGGCGACGATGGCGACATTGCGAAAGCTCGGGCGTGAATCCACCCGGACATTCTCGCAGGCTGGCCGGTCGATCACGAAAACGAGAGAGCCCCGTCACGTTGAAGTCCACCAAGATCGCCGGCCTGAAGGCCAAGAAAAAGTGCTGCAGGAGCAAGCCGCGCTGCAAACGCTGCCCCCTGGTGCTGCACAAGGTCCGCAAGGCCCAGCACCACGGAGTGAGCGGCAAAGAACTGGACAAGGTCTTCAAACGGGCCAGGAAATCCTGACGTTCGGGCGTACCGTTTTAGGTATCCGTCACGTGTGCGATGAGCGTGCTTGGAGGTGCCGACATGACGGTTTACGAAGCGCTCACGGTCGCTCTGATCATGGTCCTCGCCGCGGGGACCACGGTGGCGATCTATGTGGGCATGGCCAACTGGATCGGGGCCTGCTACATGGTCCGGTGCAGTGAGTGCCACCACCTCACGTTCGCGTCGGCGAACCAGCCGCAGGCTTCCTGCGCGCACTGCCGCCACCCGATGCTGCTGCACCCGCTGTACGCGACGCAGCATCCGGGCCACGCCGTGCGGGTGGTCAACGACCGGTTGCGGTACTGAGGACGCTCACAGCACCGACGGAACCTTGTTGAAGGTCACGACGTAGTTGGTGTCCGTGCCCGGGGTGACGATCGTGTGGGTTTGCGCTCCGCCATCGGACCAGCTGACGAAGACCAGCTGACCGTCGTCGACGAATTGCGGCGACGAGACTCCCAGCACCCGCTGCACACCCACCACCGACGTCTCGGTGTAGGACCCTGTGTACGGCTTGCCGTCGATCGTGAAGACCGCGTCCGGGTCGCTCGCGGTGAACGTCTGCGTGACGGTGTTGGGGTAGACGTTGGCCGAGGAGGTCGTCGACAGGCCGCTGCTGTCGGTGACGGTCAGCCTAACCTCGTACCAGGTGTCCGCGGAGTTGTGCGGGTCGGTCGGAACGGTGATGCTGCCCGTCTTGCCGACGATGTTGCTGGTGACCGGGTGGATGTGATCGGCATGATGGAACACCACGGTCCAGTTGTAGGCGCTGTCGGGAAGTGTCTCGTCCTGATCCAGAGCCGAGCCGGTGAACGAAATGGTGTCGCCGGCATTGTATTTCGAGTTGTCCAGCGGTGCGCCCTGCGGTGTCGTGATCGTCAGGTCGTGCGGCGCGGTACTGCCGACGGTGACCGACTGCGTGTCCTGGCCCGTCTTCTCCCCGTCACTCACGGTCAGCGTCACGTTGTAGGTGCCGTTGGTGCCGTAGGTCTTGGTCGGGTTGGCCTCCGTCGACGTCGTGCCGTCACCGAAATCCCAGTGATATGTGAGGGTGGAGTTCGGATCGGGGTCGGCCGAACCCTGTGATGAGAAGTTCACCACCAGAGGCGAATACCCGTTGGTCGGCGTCGCCGTCACGACGGCTGTCGGCGCCCGGTTGCCGCCCGACGGCGCGATCATCGACAGCTCGCCGGGATAGATGTTCAGTTGATAGATGTTGCCGTCCGGACCCTGGATGAGCCGCACCGGTGTCCCCGCCTGGCCGTCGAAGGGCTGCTCGCTGACGTAGCTGTCGTAGTCCTCATCGAGGGTCAGCACCTTGATCCAGCCGAGCGTGTAGTCGGCGACAAAGACCTTGCCGCGGTACTCCTCGGGGAAGGTGTCACCGGTGTACACCAGGACAGATGTGATCGAGGCGGTTCCGGCCGGCGTGTTGTGGTCGTAGGAGTAGATCGGATTGACGTAGCCGCAGCCGACGCACACGCCTTCCGCCCCGGGCCAACCGTAGTTGGCACCCTTCGTCACGACGTTGAGCTCTTCCCAAGAGGTGTCGCCCACATCACCCACGAGCAGCTGGCCATTCGGCGCAACGTCGAACCGGAACGGGTTGCGCAGCCCGTAAGCCCAGATCTCCTTGCGGGCACCGGGTGTGTTGTAGAAGGGATTGTCCGTCGGGATCGTTCCGTCGGGGTGGATCCGCATGATCTTGCCGTGGACGTTGGTGAGGTCCTGCGCGTTGGTGCTGACCGAGTTGTCGCCCTTGGCCCAGTAGATGTAGTCGGCAGCGTCGCCGGGATTGTCCTCGTAATAGATTTCGCCGCCATGGTGGATCGGCCCGGCCTTCTCGTCCGACGCGATCAGCACCTGCTCGGAGGCCAGGATGGCGGCCTCATCACCGGAGAGGGTGAAGCGCGACAGCACATCGGTGTCGTTGCCGTTGGTGTATGACACGTAGACGTAGTGGTTTTCGGCGAAGTTCGGGTCGACCTCGATGCCGCCGATCCCACTCTCGAAGTCGGTCTGCGTCTGCAGTTCCACCAGCGTGGTCGTCCCCTGGCCCTCCTTGTAGAGCTTGATCGCCCCGCCCTTCTCGGCGATCAGGATCCCGCCGTCGTCCGGGTTGTCCGGATCGTCCGGCAGGAACCGGAAATCCACCGGTTCGGACAGCCCCGACACGATCACGGTGCGTTCGAGCTCCTCCGGCAGCCCCGCAGTGGGCTCCCCGCAGGACTGCGTCACCTGCTGAAGCGTCAATGCGCCCCA is a genomic window containing:
- a CDS encoding PQQ-dependent sugar dehydrogenase; amino-acid sequence: MVIRSSGGAHTAGADEPELPVVVDQAVDVVDPEPQDVAPVEEAVANDTGAVDSPNRPTGELYSKNRKLDPESKQADVADRATLLGAVRAKVEAFATASPSPTLQTQTQTQTQERATITIPPLPLPGPDSPEPVKKAWGCFCNVFTTVAPIAQKIGGLINEYILPVLATPAPGETPDSPVLWAVLGWVRRQADQILSAPPISDFTEAVTAWGALTLQQVTQSCGEPTAGLPEELERTVIVSGLSEPVDFRFLPDDPDNPDDGGILIAEKGGAIKLYKEGQGTTTLVELQTQTDFESGIGGIEVDPNFAENHYVYVSYTNGNDTDVLSRFTLSGDEAAILASEQVLIASDEKAGPIHHGGEIYYEDNPGDAADYIYWAKGDNSVSTNAQDLTNVHGKIMRIHPDGTIPTDNPFYNTPGARKEIWAYGLRNPFRFDVAPNGQLLVGDVGDTSWEELNVVTKGANYGWPGAEGVCVGCGYVNPIYSYDHNTPAGTASITSVLVYTGDTFPEEYRGKVFVADYTLGWIKVLTLDEDYDSYVSEQPFDGQAGTPVRLIQGPDGNIYQLNIYPGELSMIAPSGGNRAPTAVVTATPTNGYSPLVVNFSSQGSADPDPNSTLTYHWDFGDGTTSTEANPTKTYGTNGTYNVTLTVSDGEKTGQDTQSVTVGSTAPHDLTITTPQGAPLDNSKYNAGDTISFTGSALDQDETLPDSAYNWTVVFHHADHIHPVTSNIVGKTGSITVPTDPHNSADTWYEVRLTVTDSSGLSTTSSANVYPNTVTQTFTASDPDAVFTIDGKPYTGSYTETSVVGVQRVLGVSSPQFVDDGQLVFVSWSDGGAQTHTIVTPGTDTNYVVTFNKVPSVL